The proteins below are encoded in one region of Rhinolophus sinicus isolate RSC01 linkage group LG07, ASM3656204v1, whole genome shotgun sequence:
- the LOC109446927 gene encoding endogenous retrovirus group PABLB member 1 Env polyprotein isoform X1 encodes MRAGLQGLPDDFSHGTPFVFYNYITLLLFCLHADLYPSSKPPPETLTSLSTASSWNTDSPPGATRMGSGLYQSARAWVLCQILGCYVGGVTGNYFLDWTRTVASVYNQTDCWICSALPLSSASGLPWHLHAGNWTDWGSLRHWAANYRNTVSWDQIPITNSTYFVSRSETYSHISNLIKEQVNKTRPSLGYAIYDGRGWLSAVQIEYTRPASVCVERHSDDPARIMGWTPQPLCNLTLNITNQSWLGWQTPFQKIGSYSSPWGWLWVCGAHGWPYLPYNWTGRCTWGRPYLPATIKKTLTSPPRNWEAVKARHRVARASWWFYPLAIFLPEVAVIDLELQVTALSNHTAQALNASKQAIAMLNEETTQLRKVVLQNRMALDILTAAQGGTCALVGTECCVYVPDYHANISHTLAKMQNHIKSIDDLAQDPLSRWLSSLSTHWRVVITGVLAFLLGLFLFFVCLYCCCGFFLQCSSLVHKIPGG; translated from the exons ATGAGagcaggcctgcagggcctgCCGGATGATTTCTCCCATGGAACGCCCTTTGTTTTCTATAACTATATAACCTTGCTTCTTTTCTGCCTGCACGCGGATCTCTACCCATCCAGCAAGCCGCCACCGGAGACTCTCACCAGTCT ATCTACAGCAAGCAGCTGGAACACTGATTCCCCACCTGGAGCAACGAGGATGGGCAGTGGACTATACCAAAGTGCAAGGGCCTGGGTTCTCTGTCAAATTCTCGGGTGTTATGTGGGCGG TGTAACAGGTAACTACTTCCTGGATTGGACGCGGACAGTGGCGAGTGTCTACAATCAAACGGACTGCTGGATTTGCTCAGCCCTGCCCCTGTCATCGGCGTCAGGCTTGCCATGGCACCTTCATGCAGGGAATTGGACTGACTGGGGTTCTCTCCGACATTGGGCTGCCAACTATAGAAATACTGTATCATGGGACCAAATCCCTATAACCAATTCCACCTACTTTGTTTCCAGGAGTGAAACCTACTCCCACATTTCCAACCTTATTAAGGAGCAGGTGAATAAGACACGGCCATCCCTGGGCTATGCCATCTATGACGGACGAGGCTGGCTGAGCGCCGTACAGATTGAATACACCCGCCCTGCGTCTGTATGTGTAGAAAGACATAGTGATGACCCTGCCCGGATTATGGGGTGGACGCCACAGCCCCTCTGCAACCTCACgctaaacatcactaatcagagttGGTTGGGTTGGCAGACACCATTTCAGAAGATTGGGTCGTACAGCTCTCCTTGGGGTTGGTTATGGGTCTGCGGCGCCCACGGATGGCCATATCTGCCCTACAATTGGACCGGGAGGTGCACCTGGGGCAGGCCCTACTTGCCGGCAACTATTAAAAAGACCCTCACTTCACCTCCGCGCAACTGGGAGGCGGTGAAGGCCAGACATCGCGTAGCCCGTGCATCATGGTGGTTTTATCCTCTGGCCATCTTTTTACCTGAGGTGGCAGTTATCGACTTAGAGCTACAAGTCACTGCCCTCTCTAATCACACTGCTCAAGCCCTTAATGCTTCCAAGCAAGCTATAGCTATGTTAAATGAAGAAACCACCCAACTGCGGAAGGTAGTACTACAGAACAGGATGGCTTTAGATATCCTCACGGCGGCCCAAGGGGGCACCTGTGCCCTGGTGGGAACCGAGTGTTGTGTCTATGTGCCGGATTATCATGCCAATATAAGTCACACTTTGGCTAAAATGCAAAATCACATTAAGTCAATAGACGACTTAGCACAAGACCCCTTATCTCGTTGGTTATCCTCCCTCAGCACCCACTGGCGAGTCGTAATTACTGGTGTACTTGCTTTCCTCCTGGGCCTGTTTCTGTTTTTCGTTTGCCTGTATTGTTGTTGCGGTTTCTTTTTACAATGTTCATCTTTAGTCCACAAGATTCCTGGGGGTTGA
- the LOC109446927 gene encoding endogenous retrovirus group PABLB member 1 Env polyprotein isoform X2, whose product MGSGLYQSARAWVLCQILGCYVGGVTGNYFLDWTRTVASVYNQTDCWICSALPLSSASGLPWHLHAGNWTDWGSLRHWAANYRNTVSWDQIPITNSTYFVSRSETYSHISNLIKEQVNKTRPSLGYAIYDGRGWLSAVQIEYTRPASVCVERHSDDPARIMGWTPQPLCNLTLNITNQSWLGWQTPFQKIGSYSSPWGWLWVCGAHGWPYLPYNWTGRCTWGRPYLPATIKKTLTSPPRNWEAVKARHRVARASWWFYPLAIFLPEVAVIDLELQVTALSNHTAQALNASKQAIAMLNEETTQLRKVVLQNRMALDILTAAQGGTCALVGTECCVYVPDYHANISHTLAKMQNHIKSIDDLAQDPLSRWLSSLSTHWRVVITGVLAFLLGLFLFFVCLYCCCGFFLQCSSLVHKIPGG is encoded by the exons ATGGGCAGTGGACTATACCAAAGTGCAAGGGCCTGGGTTCTCTGTCAAATTCTCGGGTGTTATGTGGGCGG TGTAACAGGTAACTACTTCCTGGATTGGACGCGGACAGTGGCGAGTGTCTACAATCAAACGGACTGCTGGATTTGCTCAGCCCTGCCCCTGTCATCGGCGTCAGGCTTGCCATGGCACCTTCATGCAGGGAATTGGACTGACTGGGGTTCTCTCCGACATTGGGCTGCCAACTATAGAAATACTGTATCATGGGACCAAATCCCTATAACCAATTCCACCTACTTTGTTTCCAGGAGTGAAACCTACTCCCACATTTCCAACCTTATTAAGGAGCAGGTGAATAAGACACGGCCATCCCTGGGCTATGCCATCTATGACGGACGAGGCTGGCTGAGCGCCGTACAGATTGAATACACCCGCCCTGCGTCTGTATGTGTAGAAAGACATAGTGATGACCCTGCCCGGATTATGGGGTGGACGCCACAGCCCCTCTGCAACCTCACgctaaacatcactaatcagagttGGTTGGGTTGGCAGACACCATTTCAGAAGATTGGGTCGTACAGCTCTCCTTGGGGTTGGTTATGGGTCTGCGGCGCCCACGGATGGCCATATCTGCCCTACAATTGGACCGGGAGGTGCACCTGGGGCAGGCCCTACTTGCCGGCAACTATTAAAAAGACCCTCACTTCACCTCCGCGCAACTGGGAGGCGGTGAAGGCCAGACATCGCGTAGCCCGTGCATCATGGTGGTTTTATCCTCTGGCCATCTTTTTACCTGAGGTGGCAGTTATCGACTTAGAGCTACAAGTCACTGCCCTCTCTAATCACACTGCTCAAGCCCTTAATGCTTCCAAGCAAGCTATAGCTATGTTAAATGAAGAAACCACCCAACTGCGGAAGGTAGTACTACAGAACAGGATGGCTTTAGATATCCTCACGGCGGCCCAAGGGGGCACCTGTGCCCTGGTGGGAACCGAGTGTTGTGTCTATGTGCCGGATTATCATGCCAATATAAGTCACACTTTGGCTAAAATGCAAAATCACATTAAGTCAATAGACGACTTAGCACAAGACCCCTTATCTCGTTGGTTATCCTCCCTCAGCACCCACTGGCGAGTCGTAATTACTGGTGTACTTGCTTTCCTCCTGGGCCTGTTTCTGTTTTTCGTTTGCCTGTATTGTTGTTGCGGTTTCTTTTTACAATGTTCATCTTTAGTCCACAAGATTCCTGGGGGTTGA